The Acidobacteriota bacterium genome segment CGAACATCGAGGCCTCCAGCAGAGAGGTGAATCTGGTGAAATTGTTGTTTTGAGCACGTCCTGGAAGGATCTTCTCCACGAGGCGGTGACAACGCTCTTGCAGTCGGTGCCATGGCAAGACTCCAAGTGTCGAGCCGGCTGGATACATCAGACCATCGGCAAGAGTATCCCCGATGAGCGCGCGCGATATATTGAACACCTGCTTTGCAAGGGTGCGACGCACGGCTGGGTTTTCGACCCCTATGATCAATGGAGAGGAGTTGATCAACGAGTTCGCCATCACGATAGATTCCAACTCGGGCGGAGGCTCGCACATGAGGCCAATCTCGAACAGCCTCAGGGCGTCGGCTTCATCGCGAAACAGAATCGTCTCGGGAATACCCATCAAATACCCTGAGTAGCGCCAAACCTTCATAAAGCTTTTTCGCTCATCGTCGTTGTATTCAGCACCCAGGTTTTTCATATGTCGCAGCAACCTGGCTGAAAAAGCGGTAATCGCAAAGCCCAGGTGTGCCGCGCTAAGCGGCACGCCCCAGGAGTCCGTATCCCAGTCCTCCGAGTGCTTCAGCAGGCGTCTGATCTGTGCGTGGACCATCCGGATACGGACAGACAGTTTCCATCCGTCCCCATCCTTTTCCAGGCCGCCCGGCATGAATATCTCGATCAGGTGACGGTTATTCTGTTTCAAGCGTCTGATGCCCTGATCACGCACCCGCCCGGTGATGAAGAACGACTTGCTGATGTTCGTTGAGAATCCTTCTACAAGAACACCTCCTACGAATGCCCCCAGAACCAGTCTCGAATTCCGGTGAAACATGCGGCAGGCTGGGGTCAGGGCCGATAAGTCCAACCAATCGGGTGGGGACTCCATCCTTTCGAAAAAGTCCCTAACCAAGGGCGGGGCTTCCTGCAGAACGCTGGCGTCCCGCTTATCCAGAGCCGCCCTGAAAAATTGCATCGCCTTTTCCTGTCCAAGGGGCGCAAGCTGTTCGATCACCGCGTCGGCTTCGGGGTCTCCGATCATCGTGTGGGCGATGTAATTCGATGCTCTCTTTGGGTCGAGCGCACGAGCCTTTTCATAACGTGTCGAATAGCAGGACGGCATTTGCATCGAATGGGAACCTTCGATTCCGTGACCTTCGCCTCGCAAAGTCAACCTCCCAAGGACTCGTACTGGAGCGTGCGCTCCTTGGCAGACCCGCAGTGCGAAGGCCTCCGAAATACACAGGTCGGGGGCTATGCGGAATTTTCGCCAAGAGTAACTCATAAATTAACCAGACTTGTATGGATTAGGCGTGACAACTTGCGCAGAACTCATGAATTTATGGTGATTTACTTCAGAAAAGGCCAATACCGTCATTGGGGACGGCGCGCTGCCCATCCGCTATGAACAGCGCCAAGTCGCCTGGATAGCCACCCTGTCCTGCTCACGGCTAGCGAGTACGAGTTGCTGGGTATGCTCTCGCTCAACGCGGGACGTGCATTGACCTGCCAATCGCTTCCGTGCCAATTTTCGGGCTAACGCTACACGCCCTCTGCCAAGGTCGCCCTGCGAGTCCTGGTCAGGAACCTCCAGAGCAAACTCGGAGACGACGCCGACCGCTACGGGAGCTTGGAATTGCGGCGGTAGCCAGCGGCTTCCGCCCGACCTTCCGGGACTGGGCGGCTGAGGCGGCCCTGGCGCATGTGGTCCGAAACCGGGTCGAGGCGGACTATGCCGGCTCGGACCTGTTCGAACGCCGGCATGTCCAGATGGGCGACTGGGCGCGTGACCTGGCCCAAGGGTCGCTGGAGGATCCGGAGCCCTTGGAGTTGCGGCCCGTGGATCCAGGGAAGGGCGAGGAGGTGCCCATTGAAGCAGCACTGGTTTGTTGGTGTCGACTGGGGTTCACAGAAGCAGCAGGTGTCCGTGATGGACGCAGGCTGGGAGGTAGTGGGAAAGCGGGCGTTCGAGCATGGGGGCCGTGGGCTGTCGAAGATGGCGGAGTGGCTGTTGTCGGTGGCGGCGGGCGAGGCCGCTACCGACGCCGCTCCAATGGACCCGCCGGCTAGACAATCACTCGTAAATCGCCGGCCCGGCGCGTCACCCGCTCCCGGTCCAGATGTTCCAGCAGAGGGATGGCGTACTTGCGGGTAACGTCGGCCAGTTTCTTGAAGGTAGGGACATCGATGCGGTCTTCCCGTTTCTTGTGCTCCCGCAGCTTCTTCTTGACGTCTTCGATGGAGTCGGCGTGGAAGAACAGGGTTTCGCTCACCTTGACCAGCTTCTTTTGGCGGGTCAGCAGTGCCACCAGCCGCCTGGCCTGTTCCTGCGGCAGGGCGACATCCCGGATGACCTCCTCGATCGAGGGAACCTGTAGACCCGTACTGCGGAAGGCCTGTTCAATGGTGTCCAGAGCCCGAGCCTCATCGGCGCTCAAGCGTACGCCCGAGCCGCGCAGCCGCACCCGATCCCGGTCCAGCTCGACCAGGTCCCGGTCGCACAGGTGGGCCAGCACCGACTTGAACACGCTTTGGGAAACGCCGGCAAACAGGCTGGAATGGAGCTGCTCCCTCGGGAGCCCCGCCGACAGCGCTTGGCGCTGCTGGTAGTCCCGGATGAGCGCCAGGGACTGCCGGCAGAGGCCATCGAAGCATTTTCGATCCATCACTTGCAAGGGGTGTTGGCCCAGCCGGAATACCTGTCCCTCTTGAACCAGTCGGGACAAGAGCTTGCGGACGGTGGTCCTGGAAACAGGCAGTTGAGAAAGGATCCGGTCTTCGTCAATGCCTCGGGCGGCCTCTCTGGCCGTCAGTCGTCCGATCATGGTCGTCGGATCGTCCGAATCCATGGCCTGAAGGAACTGCAGTCTCCGATCCAGATCCCGAGTTCGGCGGCGTGGCGGCGGAAAGATATCCAGGACCACTCCCCCTCCAACGGTAATCATGGGCGAGGTCCGCCGCAGGATGAAGGAATCTCCCACCAGGGCCAGCACCGGCTTCTCCAACTCCAGGTGCGCCAGGCCTGTTTGACCGGGAGCCAGCGTTTTCGGTTTCAGGGGGCGGACTTCGGCCAGCACTTCCGTGGTGCCCAGGTGGAACCTCACCCGGCTGCGATTCCTGAGCGTCACCGGCGAAGATTCCAACAGCGAGAGCCGGCAATCGCAGCGCGAGACAGCCCGGTAACGCCCGCAAACCGAGAGTTGCACACCTCTGTGGACTTCGCCGACCTCCACCCCTTGCAGGTTCAGGGCCGTCCGCTGACCGGCCTCGGCTTGATCGACCTCGCGGGAATAGACCTGGAGGTGCCTCACCCGAGACCGCTTCCCGGTCGGATAGAGTTCTACTTCTCCCTCTTTTCGAATCGTGCCGCTCACCAGCGTCCCGGTGACCACCGTTCCGAATCCCCTGGAGCTGAAGCATCGATCGATCGGCAACCGAAAGGGAAGATCCCGATTGCGGGGGGGCAGTCCGTCACCCATTTCGGTCAGGGCCTGCCTGATGGAATCCAGTCCCTCTTGACTGGATGCGTTGAAGGGAATGACAGGGGCTCCTTCCAGAAAGGAGCCGCGCAGATAGTCCTGCAACTCCAACTGAACCAGATCGACGATCTCCCTCTCGACCAGATCGCACTTGGTGATCACCACCAACCCTCGCGGGATGGACAAGAGCCTGCAGATATCGAAGTGTTCCCGGGTCTGCGGCATGATGGACTCGTTGGCCGCCACCACCAGCAGCACCGCATCGATTCCTCCAACGCCGGCCAGCATATTCTTGACGAAGCGCTCGTGGCCGGGAACGTCCACGAAGCCCACTCTCAACCGGTCGCCGAGCTGCAGGCTGGCAAAACCCAGGTCGATGGTGATCCCCCGCTCCCTTTCCTCTTTGAGGCGGTCAGGATCCACTCCCGTCAGCACCTTGATCAGGGTACTTTTGCCATGATCGATATGGCCGGCCGTCCCCACTACAATGTGCTTCATGGCCCGCTAAAGGTATTTGTGATTTTTTTTACTTGACAGATAAGAAATATAGTTTACACTCAAAACCAATTCAGCTCGGTTTCCAGTGACGCCCATTTAGAAAGCTGTTCTACCCGCGCCGGGCGTGACAAGGGGATCCTCTGGTAGCAGAGATTCCTGAAGGAAAAAGGGCCCCTTTCAGCAACGAAGTCAGTCCATCTATTCGCTGTCCTTTCCGGGACAGCCGACCAGTAATTTTTTTTCACTTCACTGCTTTCAGGCACACCTAGGCTTTCCCCCTCCCGGCAGGTTCGGGAGGGGCGAATCTCTTCTTTCCTACCGCAGGAGCAAATCCACTTTCACCAGCCTCGGCTCCGGATTCGGCTCGCAGTTGACTCAGGTACTCCGCAAACCGCTTGCCCAGATCCTCTCGCTTGAGGGCAAATTCGACGGTCGCCTCCAGAAAACCCAGCTTGTCGCCGGCGTCATACCGTTTCCCCTCAAAACGGAGAGCGTGAATGGCCTGGCTGTCCAGCAGACCGCGCAACCCATGGGTGAGTTGAATCTCTCCGCCCCGGTCGGGAGCCGTCCGTCCCAGAACCTCGAAGATTTCCGGTGTCAGCAGGTAACGGCCGATGATGGCCAGGTTGGAAGGCGCCTGCTCGAAGGAAGGCTTCTCCACCAGGTCGAGCACCTTGAAGACGTCCGACTCGGCGGCTCCCGCCACTGCTTCTTCCTCGATCACACCGTATTGACTGATGGCGGGACCGTGCACCGCCTGCGTGGCCAGCACCGAAGTTCCGTATCGCTCAAAAACCTCCATCATCTGACCGACACATGGCGTGGGGGCGTCGATGATGTCATCGCCCAGCAGCACGGCAAAGGGCTCATCGCCCACCAGGTGCCTGGCGGTCAGCACGGCGTGCCCCAATCCAAGGGCCTGCTTTTGCCGAACAAAGGAGACCGTGGCCAGATTGGAAGGTGCCCGAACCTGCCGCAGCAGATCGCTCTTCCCCCGTTCCTCCAGGGTTCTTTCCAGCTCGTAAGCCACATCGAAATGGTCCTCGATGGCACCCTTCCCCCTGCCGGTCACGATGATCACCTGGTCGATGCCGGAGGCCACGGCTTCCTCGACCACATACTGGATCAGGGGCTTGTCCACCAGAGGTAGCATTTCCTTTGGCTGGGCCTTGGTGGCCGGAAGAAACCGGGTCCCCAGACCAGCCGCCGGAATCACTGCCTTTCGAATTCGCATGGGCTCCCCAGCCTTACTTCAGGTGCAAGACCACCATTTTCTGTTCCGTCATCTCATGGATGGCGTACTTGGGGCCTTCCTTGCCGAATCCACTCTCCTTCAGCCCGCCGTAGGGCATCAGATCGGCTCGCCACTGGGGGCCCCAATTGACATGCAGGTTGCCGGAGTCCACTTCGCGGGCAAACTTCATGGCCCAATCCAGATTCTCGGTGAAGATTCCCGCGGAGAGCCCATAGTGGGTATCGTTGGCGAGCCTGACAGCCTCATCCACCGACGCGCAGGAACTGAGCGCCACCGCCGGACCGAACACCTCCTCGCAGGAAATCCGCATGGCAGGGTCCACGTCCCCGACCAGTGTCGGCGAGTGCAGGGTTCCGTCACGATCTCCCCCGGCCAGGAGCCGGGCTCCGCCTGAAACAGCCTCCTGCACCCAGGACTCCACGCGCTCGGCATCGGACTCCCGGATCATCGGTCCCATGCTGACGCCCTCGCTCAGCGGGTCACCGAAGCTCATGGATTTCACCTTGGGACTCAGGGCCTCGCCGAGCTCTCCATAGACGTCGGACAGCGCCAGAACCCGCTGGGCGCTGATGCAAACCTGACCGGCGTTGCTGTAGCCGGTAGCCAGGATGGCCTGACACACCTTCTCCAGGTCGGCGTCGGGCATGACGATTAGCGGAGCATTGCTGCCCAACTCCATGGTGACCTTTTTCAACCCGGCCGTCTTGCAGATGTCCTCCCCCACGTCCCGGCTGCCGGTGAAGGTGATTTTGCGGACCCGCCGATCTGCGCACAGGGCCCGCCCTATGCGGCCTCCGCCCCCGGTGATGCACTGAACGGCCGGCGGCGGGAATCCGGCTTCGAGCATGATCTCGGTGAGCTTCAGCGCGGACAGCGGAGTGTCGCTGGCAGGCTTGATGATCACGCTGTTTCCGGCGGCCAGAGCGGGACCCACCTTGTGGGCCACCAGGTTCAGCGGAAAATTGAACGGCGTCACCGCCGCGACCACGCCGCAGGGAACCCGCAGGGTGAACCCCAGGCGGTTGCCCGAGCCGGGCGCGCCGCCCAGCGGAATCATCTCACCCGTCACCCGTTTCGCCTCTTCGGCCGAGACCTCCAGGGTCTGGGCGGCCCGCGAGGCCTCCACCCGGGCCTCCCCGATGATCTTGCCTTCCTCCAGGGTAATGGTCCTGGCCAGGTCCTCGCTGCGCTCTTCAACCAAACGCGTAGCCTTGGCCAGCAATTCATACCTCTCGTAGGCGTCCATGCGCCTCATGAGGTCCGCCCCCTGCCGGGCGGTCTCCAGCGCGCTGTCCACGTCCGCCAAACTGGCCCGAGGCACGGTATCGACCACGCTGTCGTCGTAAGGATTTCTCACTTCGATCTTTTCCGATCTTTCGACCCATTGGTCCGCCAAAAACATTTTCATCTCGAACACCTCCCGTCAGGTCACTGGTGGAGGCCATTCTACCTGAAGACGGTGGTTAGTTGTCAGTGGCTAGTGGTCAGTGGTTAGTGGTTAGTGATTTGATCAATGCGTTGAGCATTTTGCCGATCTCGGCGCAATCGCTCAACAGGCGCCTGCTTTTCTCTGGCGTTGTCATCTCCAGCTTTGTTGACAGCATCAGGAAGGTTTCAAGCTCCGCTAACGACCCCCGCGCAACACCAAGCGACTGAATAAACTCCCCGCTTGAGCGGCGTGCCTGCCCCTCCGCAATGTTCGCCGGAATGGAGGCAGCCGACCGTCGCATCTGTGACGTAATGCCAGATCTTTCCGCGGCGGGAAAGTACCGCGTAAGCGCGTAGATCCTTACGGTCAAGTCCATTGATTTCTGCCAGACGATCAAATCCCGATAAGAGTGTACGAATGTCATGATGCATAACTCGCTTTCACAAGTGCCCGCCAACAACAACTATTGAGCAAGCACTGACCACCTACCTGAATCAGGGACGCTTCAGAAAACTAACGTATCAATTGAATAACTAACCACTGACCACTAGCCACTGACAACTAATCACTCGTCCCGCCGTCTCTCCCCAAACCGTCTCCAGTTGGTTTATACTGGCACCCACGTCGGCCCGCCAGGACTCGGGACCGCAACGCAGACCGTCCCCATCGAAGAGGAACCCGGAATGACCACCTCCAGGAACGTCGACATCTACGAAGAAATCACCCGCCTGCGCAATCAGGGCCAACGAGCGGCCCTGGCCACCATCATTCAGATCCGGGGGTCGGTGCCGAGCTTTGAAACCGCCAAGATCCTGGTGCGCGAGGACGGCTCCACCCTGGGAACGGTTGGTGGCGGCTGCGTGGAAAACGACGTCTGGAAGGCTGCCCGCCAGGTGATGCTGGCGGAAAAGCCCAAGCGGCTGCTCTTCGACCTTACCGACACTTCCAACCTGGAGGCCGGACTGATCTGCGGCGGCAAGGTCGAGGTCTTCGTGGAACCCATCCTGGCCACCCCCACGGTCTATATCTTCGGGGCCGGCCACGTCTCCAAGTTCATCTCCAAGGTGGCGGTGCTGGCCGGCTTCAACTCGGTCATCATCGACAATCGTCCCCAGTACGCCAACGCAGAGCGTTTTCCCGAAGCCACTCAGATCTACTCGGAGAGCTTCGAGGCTGCCTTTGAAGCCATCCATCCCAACGAGTTTTCCTACATCGTGATCGTTACCCGCGGCCACCAGGAAGACCAGACCGTCCTGGGTTGGGCGGCCCGCACCCGTGCGCGCTATATCGGCATGATCGGAAGCAAAGTCAAGAAAAGGACGTTGTTTCGGAATCTGCAGGAGGAGGGCGTTTCCCAGGAAGCGCTGGATCGGGTCCAATCCCCCATGGGGGTTGAAATCAACGCCATTCTGCCTGAGGAAATCGCCGTGAGCGTGGTGGCTCAGATGATCGAGTACAGACGCTTCAAACCGGGCAGCCGGTCATCTCGCGCCCCGGCTCGGGCTGCCGTAGTCGGCGCTGCCGGTTGAGCTCGTCCCCCGGCCAACACCGGATTCCATTTACAGGCTGCGCCCATCCACGGTCACGTACCTCCGAACTCCCTCCATCAGCGATTCGAATTCGGCGGGCAGCAGTGATTGAGGTCCGTCGGAGAAGGCCTCCTCCGGCTTGGGGTGAACCTCCACCAGCAGACCGTGCGCGCCCACGGCCACCGCCGCGTTGGAAACCGGAGCAATGAGGTTGCGTTTGCCGGTGCCGTGGCTGGGGTCCACCACCACCGGCAGGTGGGAGAGTTGCTGCAGGGCCGGTACGGCCGAGATGTCGAGCGTGTTGCGGGTGTAGGTCTCGAAGGTGCGGATGCCGCGCTCGCAGAGAATGACCTCGGAATTGCCCTGGGAGACGATATATTCCGCGGACATGAGGAATTCCTTGAGCGTCGACATCATGCCCCGCTTGAGCAGGACGGGCTTTCGGGTCCTGCCCAACCGCTTCAGCAGGGCAAAGTTCTGCATGTTCCTGGCTCCGACCTGGAAGATGTCGGTGTATTCGTTCACCAGGTCGACATTCTCCGTATTGACGACCTCGGTAATAATCCTGAGTCCGGTTCGCTCACGAGCCTCCGCCAGCAGCTTGAGCCCTTCCTCCTCCAGGCCCTGGAAATCGTAGGGAGAGGTGCGTGGCTTGTAGGCCCCGCCTCGAAGAACCTTGGCACCGGCGGCCTTGACACTTTCAGCCGTCTTCATGAGCTGTTCCCGGTACTCGACCGAGCAGGGGCCGGCCATGACCACGAACTCGTCCCCCCCGATGGTGAAACCGTCCATCTGGATAACGGTCCGCTCCTGCTTCAACTCCTTGCCCACCAGCTTGAAGGGCTGCTGGATGGGAATGACCGACTCCACCCCGGGGACCGATTCCATGACCGAGATGACCCGGTCCTTGTCTTTTCCGTCGCCCACGGCGCCGATGACCACTCGTTCCGCACCCTGGATGGGATGGGCTGCATAGCCGAAACTCTTGATCTTGTCGCACACGTAATCCACCTGTTGGCTGGTAGCCTGCCGGATCATGGAAATGATCATGAGACACTCCTTAACCGCAAAAAAGCCCGCCGGGGAGGCGGGCTTGAATTCATTCCAAGGATCATCCTCAGCTCGATTCAATCCGCCCGCCTGCCCCGAAAATACCAGGACAGGCTGCTAAAGGAACCGAAGCTGGAATAAGGCCGATTCAGGCGAGGCGCCGGGCGCTGGACGTTACCACCCAGCCGCGTCGTCAGATTCGATATGAAAGACTGATGCGACACCGTCAATTCTCCAAGCGACTTCACCAACAATGGCCTGCAGAGTCATCATAGTCCATCCGCAGGCATTGTCAACACTAAACGGAATTCCCTGAATGGGATGCGGGGGGTTGGCCGCGTCCTCACGAGCCGCGATCGCAGTCCCTCCCTCCAATCCCGGGAATCCGTGCTACCATTTTTCCTGGCGACCGGAGGCCGTTGTCGGCGGAGTGACAAGAAGGCGGCCGCCGCCGATTCTCCTCTTCCTACCCCTTCGACCCGGAGGTTCGCCCAGCCACCCGCCATGACAGCCAAGGTTATCGACGGCAAGAGGATCGGAAAGGAGATCAGGGAGGAAGTGCGCCTCGACGTGGCGCGCCTGAAAGAACGGGGGGTGGTTCCGGGTCTGGCGGCCGTGCTGGTGGGGAACCATCCGGCCTCCCGCGTTTACGTCAGGAACAAGATCAAGGCCTGCCAGTCGTTGGGCGTCTACAGCGAACTGGTGGCGTTGCCGGAGGAGACCACTACGGCCCGGCTGCTTCAATGCGTCTCCGATCTGAATCGGAAACACTCGATCCACGGCATCCTGGTACAGTTGCCGTTGCCTGGCCGGATAGACGAGCAGGCAGTGCTGTTGGCCGTCGACCCCGCCAAGGACGTGGACGGCCTGCACCCCATGAATGCCGGAGCGCTGGCTCTGGGTCGGGAGGGCTTGCGGCCCTGCACTCCAAGCGGGGTCATGGAGATCCTTCAGCGGGAAGAAGTGCCCCTCCGGGGCGCTCGCGCCGTGGTGATCGGGCGCAGCAATCTGGTGGGCAAACCGTTGGGCCTGCTGTTGTTGCAGCAGCATGCCACCGTCACCTTCTGCCACTCCAGGACCCGGGACCTGGCATCCGTCGCCCGGACCGCGGACATTCTGGTGGCTGCCGTGGGAAGACCGGCCATGGTGACGGCGGATTTCGTCAAGCCCGGGGCCGTGGTCATCGATGTCGGAATCAACCGAGTCGAGGGAGCCGCGCTGGAGAGCCTGCTTGCGGAGGACCCGTCTCTGAAGCCTCGATATGAACGCAACCGCGGCAAGGGAATCCACTCGATCCTGGTGGGGGATGTCCGGTGGTCCGGCGTCTCCGAAGTGGCCTCTGCCGCTACTCCCGTTCCCGGCGGAGTCGGTCCACTGACCATCGCACTCCTTATGAAGAACACGGTTCAGGCCGCCAAACGGCAGCACTTCGCTGATTGAAACGAGCCCGTATCTCCCTCCGGGCGGCTGGCCGGCACAGCGGCGGACCGGGGAATAGAAACTTCAACGGCCCTGAGCTATGCTTAGAGTAGGCTTGACAGGGGGCATTGCCACTGGGAAATCAACGGTCTGCGACTGGCTCGCCGAGCACGGATTCAGGGTGATTGACGCCGATCGTGTCGCCCACGGCCTGATTCGGAAGGGGCAACCCTGCTTCGATCCGGTGGTAGCCGCCTTCGGGGCCCGGATCCTGGATGCGGACGGAGAAATCGACCGCAACAGCCTGGGCCAGGTGGTGTTCAACGACCCTGCCCACCTGCAAGAACTGAATGCTCTGGTTCATCCGAAAGTCATTCGGAGCATTCTGGAGCAACTCGACCGGCTGGAACAATCCAATCCGTTGTCCAGGGCGGTGGTGGACGCCTCGCTCATGATCGAGTCCGGATTTCACAAACAGTTCAAGCACTTGATTGTGGTCAGTTGCAGTGTCGACCAGCAGGTGGAGCGCCTGATGGAGCGGAATCGGCTCTCCCGTGCCCAGGCCCTGCAGCGAATCGGGCTGCAGTGGCCCCTACAGGCCAAGCTGCCGCTGGCTACGGTCGTGATCGACAACTCGGGAACCCTCGAGCAAACCCGGCACCAGGTGGACCGGCTGCTGGAAGAGCTGGAGGCAGAGAAGGCCAATTGCTGAACCGCTTCACCATTCGATCGGGCTGGATTTGCGGGCTCTTCCTTTGCCTGGCCCTGGCGCAGCCGAACCTCCTGGCCCAGGGCAGCAGCCGTGTGGTCAACCTCGAGGCCTTTCCCTCCGTGGATGGCGTGCGACCGGGAGACCCCTTTCAAGTTGCCATTGTTCTGGACATTCAGTCGGGCTATCACATCAACGCCCACGTTCCTTCCCTGGACTACCTGATTGCCACCCGGTTGACTTTCGAGACCTCCGAAGCCGTCCGCATGGCCGAACCCCGATACCCCCGGGCCATTAGCCAGACTTTCGAGTTTGCCCCGGGGCAGCCCCTGGACGTCTACGAGGGCCGGGTCATCATTGCCGCCGCGGGAGAAGTTGTCCAAATCGAAAATGCCGAGTCGATTCCGGTGCGCGGCAAGGTGACGGTCCAGGCCTGCAGCCACAACCAATGCCTGGCTCCGGTCAACCTTCCCTTCTCCATCTCCCTCAAGGTCCTTGAAGCCGGTGTCGCTCCCAACACGATCCACCCGGAACTGTTTCGAGCACCGCGCGCCACCTCCATGGTCTCAGGCTCGGAATCGGCTCCGCCGGGCTCGCTTCAGGAATTCGCCGGCGCCCGGCGAGAGGACACGCTGTCTGCAACCATCGCCCGCCAGGGACTGCTGGTGACCCTGGGGCTGGTGTTTCTGGCGGGACTGGCCCTCAACACCACCCCCTGCGTCTACCCCATCATTCCCATCACCATCGGGTTCTTCAGCAACCAGACCGAGGGACGGCTGAGCCGCACCTTTTTCATGGCCTCTGCCTACGTCCTGGGCATGGCGATCACCTACTCCGCCTTGGGCGTGGCGGCATCCCTGACCCAGGGGATCTTCGGAGCGGCGCTCCAACACCCGCTGGTGCTGCTGGGCCTGGCAGGTCTCATGGTGGCCATGGCGCTCTCCATGTTCGGGCTCTATGAATTTCGCCTGCCGGTCAGCTTCAATCGACTCGTCCCCCAGAGTTCCCAGGGGAACCTGGGAGCGCTGATGATGGGGCTTACCATGGGCATTGTGGCGGCGCCCTGCATCGGTCCGTTCGTGATCGGATTGCTGGTCCACGTCAGCAACAGGGGAGAACCGGTCTATGGATTTTTCATGTTCTTCGTCCTGGCTCTGGGTCTGGGGTTTCCCTACCTGGTTCTGGGAACCTTCTCAGGAGCTCTCAAGAAGCTCCCCCGCTCCGGAAAATGGATGGAGACCGTGCGACGCTTCTTCGGACTGGTTCTGCTGGGAATGGCTCTCTACTTTCTCAACCCGCTGATGGGCCACTACGGCGCCTGGGCGCTGGTGGCGTTCCTGGCGGCTTCGGCAGCCTACTTGATTCTGGTGGAGGCCCGGCGCGCCGCCACCCGGGTCTTTGCCGGGCTGTTGGTCAGTCTGGGAGCAGGGCTGGGGGTGGCGGCAGTGTTGCTTGTTCCGGGTGAACCCAGGGAGGGTATTGTTTGGGCAACCTATTCGGAAGAGGCGTTGGCCCAGGCCCGCCAACAGGGAAAGTCGGTGATGATCGATGCCTACGCCGACTGGTGCCTGCCCTGCAAGGAACTGGACACCTTTACATTCACCGATCCCGCGGTCAGAAGCGCCGCCGAGGGACTGGTCAGGCTCAAGCTCGACCTGACCCTGATCGAATCGGGCTCCGAGGCCGAGCGCGCCCGGGGGCGCTTCGGCATCCTGGGAGTTCCGACGATTCTCTTCCTGGACTCCGCGGGCCGGGAGCGCACCGACCTGCGCCTGGAGGGATTTGAACCGCCGGACCGCTTTCTGACCCGGATTCAACGGATCGAGGCCTCCTCCCAATCCGGCCGGGACAGCCTTTCCTTCCTCCGAGGCGAACCGGAACCTTGCCCGCAATTCTTACCAGGGGGCGCCGAGCACCGTGCGTCACCGCAAGGCATCCCCATGGGACCAACAAGTTGCTGAAAATAAATGGCCTTTCATCATGAATCCAGCGACCTGGTGAGAAAGGCGGGCAAGGGTGTCTCCGCTGGAATCTTGTGCGCCCGAGCGGGGGGCAACTACAATGAGGACTCAAATCGGACAGGGTTACAGTCAGGAGACCGGATGAACCCGTTTACGACCAGGGCCCGAAGAAGCCGCTTTCTTGCGGCCGCGCTATGTCTTCTGCACGGATTCTCCTGGTCCTGTGCTTTCCCGACCACTGACGGACCCGGGGCACCGGGGTCTCGCCAGGTCTCGAGCTTGCCCGATTTCTCACTGACCACCCTGACCGGAGAAACGGTAAGCTCGCAAGACTATGACCAGAAGATCCTGGTGGTGAATTTCTGGGCCACCTGGTGCACGCCCTGCGTTTACGAAATTCCGCACTTGAACGACCTCTACAGGGATTTTGGTTCCAAGGGGGTGGAAATCCTCGGCATCTCCATGGATTCGGGTGACCACGGAGAGGTCCGGCGGTTCATGCGGCGGCACCGCATCAAGTACCCGGTGGTGGTAGGAGCC includes the following:
- a CDS encoding XdhC/CoxI family protein, with protein sequence MTTSRNVDIYEEITRLRNQGQRAALATIIQIRGSVPSFETAKILVREDGSTLGTVGGGCVENDVWKAARQVMLAEKPKRLLFDLTDTSNLEAGLICGGKVEVFVEPILATPTVYIFGAGHVSKFISKVAVLAGFNSVIIDNRPQYANAERFPEATQIYSESFEAAFEAIHPNEFSYIVIVTRGHQEDQTVLGWAARTRARYIGMIGSKVKKRTLFRNLQEEGVSQEALDRVQSPMGVEINAILPEEIAVSVVAQMIEYRRFKPGSRSSRAPARAAVVGAAG
- the aroF gene encoding 3-deoxy-7-phosphoheptulonate synthase, with amino-acid sequence MIISMIRQATSQQVDYVCDKIKSFGYAAHPIQGAERVVIGAVGDGKDKDRVISVMESVPGVESVIPIQQPFKLVGKELKQERTVIQMDGFTIGGDEFVVMAGPCSVEYREQLMKTAESVKAAGAKVLRGGAYKPRTSPYDFQGLEEEGLKLLAEARERTGLRIITEVVNTENVDLVNEYTDIFQVGARNMQNFALLKRLGRTRKPVLLKRGMMSTLKEFLMSAEYIVSQGNSEVILCERGIRTFETYTRNTLDISAVPALQQLSHLPVVVDPSHGTGKRNLIAPVSNAAVAVGAHGLLVEVHPKPEEAFSDGPQSLLPAEFESLMEGVRRYVTVDGRSL
- the folD gene encoding bifunctional methylenetetrahydrofolate dehydrogenase/methenyltetrahydrofolate cyclohydrolase FolD, with the translated sequence MTAKVIDGKRIGKEIREEVRLDVARLKERGVVPGLAAVLVGNHPASRVYVRNKIKACQSLGVYSELVALPEETTTARLLQCVSDLNRKHSIHGILVQLPLPGRIDEQAVLLAVDPAKDVDGLHPMNAGALALGREGLRPCTPSGVMEILQREEVPLRGARAVVIGRSNLVGKPLGLLLLQQHATVTFCHSRTRDLASVARTADILVAAVGRPAMVTADFVKPGAVVIDVGINRVEGAALESLLAEDPSLKPRYERNRGKGIHSILVGDVRWSGVSEVASAATPVPGGVGPLTIALLMKNTVQAAKRQHFAD
- the coaE gene encoding dephospho-CoA kinase (Dephospho-CoA kinase (CoaE) performs the final step in coenzyme A biosynthesis.), which produces MLRVGLTGGIATGKSTVCDWLAEHGFRVIDADRVAHGLIRKGQPCFDPVVAAFGARILDADGEIDRNSLGQVVFNDPAHLQELNALVHPKVIRSILEQLDRLEQSNPLSRAVVDASLMIESGFHKQFKHLIVVSCSVDQQVERLMERNRLSRAQALQRIGLQWPLQAKLPLATVVIDNSGTLEQTRHQVDRLLEELEAEKANC
- a CDS encoding thioredoxin family protein, translating into MLNRFTIRSGWICGLFLCLALAQPNLLAQGSSRVVNLEAFPSVDGVRPGDPFQVAIVLDIQSGYHINAHVPSLDYLIATRLTFETSEAVRMAEPRYPRAISQTFEFAPGQPLDVYEGRVIIAAAGEVVQIENAESIPVRGKVTVQACSHNQCLAPVNLPFSISLKVLEAGVAPNTIHPELFRAPRATSMVSGSESAPPGSLQEFAGARREDTLSATIARQGLLVTLGLVFLAGLALNTTPCVYPIIPITIGFFSNQTEGRLSRTFFMASAYVLGMAITYSALGVAASLTQGIFGAALQHPLVLLGLAGLMVAMALSMFGLYEFRLPVSFNRLVPQSSQGNLGALMMGLTMGIVAAPCIGPFVIGLLVHVSNRGEPVYGFFMFFVLALGLGFPYLVLGTFSGALKKLPRSGKWMETVRRFFGLVLLGMALYFLNPLMGHYGAWALVAFLAASAAYLILVEARRAATRVFAGLLVSLGAGLGVAAVLLVPGEPREGIVWATYSEEALAQARQQGKSVMIDAYADWCLPCKELDTFTFTDPAVRSAAEGLVRLKLDLTLIESGSEAERARGRFGILGVPTILFLDSAGRERTDLRLEGFEPPDRFLTRIQRIEASSQSGRDSLSFLRGEPEPCPQFLPGGAEHRASPQGIPMGPTSC